The following are from one region of the Deltaproteobacteria bacterium genome:
- a CDS encoding glycosyltransferase family 4 protein, translated as MRQIYQLVHTLNYGDAISGETLAIKSLLNKMGIRNEIYSLHAHEKVIQHRKPWTALREDYNKALGTGEEVIAILHYSIASLFDEVFMDLSRALRVVIYHNLTPPRWFHNYNARVERDLIAAQEKLGNLLAQADVLLADSEFNRQELLSVQDREVEVLPLLLDLDKWQVEANAGIARAIKSSAGKNILHVGRIAPNKCIEDIIKAFYFYHHKIEPNSRLWLVGIDIDTEIYSLELRRLVAKLQLKEVVNFVGSVADSELRAFYENCDLYLCMSEHEGFCLPLLESMYFGLPVIAFDSCAIGATLEDGGILLERKDPAAVAELMNILLTDSQLRAKVIEGGKGRAKDFLPDKFAAHFERVLLQAIFGSESEYAKKRSL; from the coding sequence ATGAGGCAGATTTATCAGTTAGTTCACACGCTAAATTACGGCGACGCTATTTCCGGCGAGACGCTCGCAATAAAATCTCTATTAAATAAAATGGGCATTAGAAATGAGATCTACTCGCTTCATGCACATGAAAAGGTTATCCAGCATAGAAAACCTTGGACTGCGCTTAGAGAGGATTATAATAAAGCTCTAGGAACAGGCGAAGAAGTCATAGCCATTTTGCATTATTCGATTGCTTCGCTTTTTGACGAAGTTTTTATGGATCTATCACGAGCATTGCGAGTCGTCATTTACCATAATCTCACGCCTCCAAGATGGTTTCACAATTATAACGCTCGTGTGGAGAGGGATTTAATAGCGGCACAGGAGAAACTTGGAAATTTGTTGGCTCAGGCCGATGTGCTTCTCGCCGATTCTGAGTTTAATAGGCAGGAATTGCTGTCTGTTCAGGACCGAGAGGTGGAGGTTTTGCCTTTGTTACTCGATTTAGACAAGTGGCAAGTGGAGGCTAATGCGGGAATAGCACGCGCTATTAAGTCTTCTGCGGGCAAGAATATATTGCACGTAGGTAGAATAGCTCCCAATAAGTGCATAGAGGACATCATCAAGGCTTTTTATTTCTATCACCATAAGATTGAGCCCAATAGCCGTCTTTGGTTGGTAGGCATAGATATAGACACAGAAATATACTCCCTAGAATTGCGTCGCTTGGTAGCTAAATTGCAGCTAAAGGAGGTCGTTAACTTCGTTGGGTCAGTGGCGGACTCAGAGCTTAGGGCTTTTTATGAGAATTGTGATTTATACCTGTGCATGAGTGAGCACGAAGGATTTTGCCTCCCCTTGCTAGAGTCAATGTATTTTGGCCTGCCAGTTATTGCTTTTGATTCATGTGCTATCGGCGCGACTTTGGAAGATGGCGGAATATTGCTCGAGAGGAAAGATCCAGCTGCGGTAGCTGAACTCATGAACATATTGTTAACCGATTCGCAGCTTAGAGCAAAAGTTATTGAAGGTGGAAAAGGCCGCGCAAAGGACTTTTTACCTGATAAGTTTGCCGCACATTTTGAAAGAGTATTATTGCAAGCTATCTTTGGCAGTGAGAGCGAGTATGCAAAAAAACGGTCTTTGTAA